A genomic stretch from Hemicordylus capensis ecotype Gifberg chromosome 1, rHemCap1.1.pri, whole genome shotgun sequence includes:
- the CENPF gene encoding centromere protein F isoform X3, with amino-acid sequence MDMLTTTEEKMKTLSDELNCQRQNSESVRRSLEQKVKEKEKEYQEELNQMKTKFQEELHQAKNNYNLLQAELEKTLLAKQHLEKNASDFKQKLTRADQTMQTMQLKEEELRRSCEEVKKLNHLLDSQSAQQAQEICQLKEEICMTKQLLQQNQNFAEGIQNKNDSLEIELKQLEEKLKKQDNSLTVEKMKHAISDLENQRDSLQQLLKHKEDVIEKLNIKLGDLETLQKVLVECEGLKQEIQILSQWKKENEQFLNECRSEKGGLASKVDLLESALMTERVKSNERVRVVEVEYADLKCMLEGKTTELEAQKSICHELQQKMETSEEKYRKERENNSLRLSEFTKQVDVLQQTLQSAANEVLEKEKCISSLETSLASHVQLNAHVQKQCKELIQSRDEMERKLAKAEQRHEHLVRETEQQISSLQVAVSEKQDLIIKTLAALAEKDNTLQALSKESERQQGEIRDLKINNKLLEDSVHQLRVIPQRITHEEPDLSAEISLNKKEIESLNGEISILKSAIDTLEQKSKSLIQTNLDLSSSLKEREEDLSELLEKYREKNLLLSEAEEELERKCKSLEAKNENLESTLREQASHFEMEKAAFEFQEKQLVNECKELELKVISLEEKNNTLLWQLEKMQLVSKETKSVPIQNISLAQCDGLRQEMTEQNKMALHDNILLHGDEHVIKEMNEPTTSDLTLERTSLEQLRVSVKEQEDELNKYQVKLELLQMDLEDKEVSVENYADQVKQLETVLRTMEIKIEDTESENVRLTHKLQALKDLENSTLAITDRDENDQSSAHFNVVTKDNFNQQIDAKHLSVPHDLMPSQNDYVRLVSSLHMTMSKLNELEKMCEHLQIEKSTLALRLKDSQLEFVTSTNTMAEELMSKINMVREENVAFYGELMDQSETGAPSDIEQTPLVALEYHTGLDSEDLKLSSQDIQIHFDGLKEKILSLTNEYKILHEQNLSMASKISELQCCVEMLKEENTALSTSLKQVGNASFTTQVTPSQVDKEVRSDGKFCMWPPCYGETPQFETSILMETDFDSDLCRPSNKIAEINSSFNQTDLESTSSEQHHSAAELQASHAWVFFIKEGHVIPKKCHLDHKIEPYLQCDTYEKPLKLLEESFESAKNLEDGEIRKLQELLLSAREEVDCLRKQHISDHRQWQQKLRNVILQVASKSSTEKKPSKQELEQPRLQLQDLNVSSQALRCVETEYQVQIAAEQADDLLCPLEVYRSSSESKALEELNASMCEANGTEDKRPACETERCLSVLVTETRNGVDQSSSSSECPDELSFSPLCEAAVNFLENHRTTEMPPLQIKQSCSKNDEPSCDLGESNNKIDTLLMDIQSLNSELDSKDKELAAKIIACAELNKTVLLLEKEKEDFSEALESVTLENQQLSYNIMTLEIELEKVKSELEMYKVRLSDTTDTLEDLEMTKGDWTEKLLETENELRRIKLERENVEKHALSLEADIEELQSKNKQLEKEKENKVKAIFSLQDQLQIISTERNQLSHDLATLSKDEEELNQMCQKMQVTIKELELSKVDSAEFIRILEAEAKTQTNVLQAAKANTDWLSTEKDNLTQQLQNLEKVTGDLVLEKEAAQSQIEHLSKEKEMSLREYETLYSKLSVSEMEISKISKSLEGSLIEKGELAARLNSAQEEVDQMRRGIEKLKIKIESDEKKRGRLIAKLKEGERKADSLVDKIESLERELQMSEENLEDAIIQREEAKAETEMAATEMDKMRVSLQSLEFEMNVLKSEKERLEEELREEQEKVSDLEGTNSALVKQLEQMEKEEVQVRCKNENALQSQLKQVCEEIKPSHNEQEMKAKGEDLINEVISLKRENTQLVQHLKEAKDKNPQTEHMIEAFVQELQDLRRKLDENDSFLEHLPKNETLQAILEDSQVSCKHPEEELEATGSEKYALVEKADSLKQIVQFKKEVYSLHHKCQHWMKFCREVKQEKELMAKQIQELKTLLKIAAGPSSPKDSAAEEIGLELKELRELVEEKTTEAEENLDKYCALIISHHKLEEENEMLKTQVSVLNAQLKQLSNACSLPQQSPGSPMRITDGPLMETSFSDDITKIMAKRHKENRGCGKEARPSLLETTSEKKATLQDIPKLRQDLTEYESHGSPKMDTKGFAEAAPGNGAPCASHRTDLIPGMSPCLGSPRSPPSAENIEIETDSFPENPKATAEGSKIQKRNDAQWQEMQATGSPLGFPARSPLSACNQSLKAVAGRSAQCPDAAKTSSFLSTEENELDEACHVQ; translated from the exons TTGACTACCACAGAGGAAAAGATGAAAACACTTTCAGATGAGCTGAACTGTCAGAGACAAAATTCTGAAAGTGTCCGACGCTCTTTAGAACAGAaagtgaaagaaaaggaaaaagaatatCAAGAG GAATTGAACCAAATGAAGACTAAATTTCAGGAGGAATTGCATCAGGCCAAGAATAACTATAATCTTCTCCAAGCAGAACTTGAGAAA ACACTATTAGCAAAACAACATTTGGAAAAAAATGCCAGTGATTTTAAACAGAAGTTGACTAGAGCAGACCAGACTATGCAAACCATGCAGCTGAAGGAAGAAGAGCTCAGAAGGAGCTGTGAG GAAGTAAAGAAGCTGAATCATCTTCTTGACAGCCAGTCTGCTCAACAGGCCCAAGAAATCTGCCAGCTGAAAGAAGAAATCTGTATGACCAAACAGCTGCTTCAGCAGAATCAAAATTTTGCAGAAGGGATTCAGA ATAAAAATGACTCTCTAGAAATAGAgttaaaacaacttgaagagaaACTGAAGAAGCAAGACAACTCCCTCACTGTGGAAAAAATGAAACATGCTATTTCTGACCTGGAAAATCAACGTGATTCTCTCCAACAGCTCCTGAAGCACAAAGAAGATGTTATTGAAAAACTCAATATAAAACTGGGAGATCTAGAAACATTGCAAAAAGTTCTTGTGGAATGTGAAGGACTTAAACAAGAAATTCAGATTCTTTCCCAatggaagaaagaaaatgaaCAATTCCTGAACGAATGTCGTTCAGAAAAAGGAGGACTGGCGAGCAAAGTCGACCTCTTGGAAAGTGCTTTAATGACTGAACGAGTTAAAAGTAACGAGAGAGTAAGAGTTGTGGAAGTTGAATATGCAGATCTGAAATGCATGCTTGAAGGCAAAACCACAGAGCTTGAGGCACAAAAATCAATCTGCCATGAGCTTCAGCAAAAAATGGAGACATCTGAGGAAAAATataggaaagaaagagaaaataactCACTGAGATTATCTGAGTTCACCAAGCAGGTGGATGTCCTACAGCAAACTCTACAGTCAGCAGCAAATGAAGTGTTAGAAAAGGAAAAATGTATTTCCTCTCTCGAGACATCATTAGCTTCCCATGTGCAGTTAAATGCACATGTTCAGAAACAGTGCAAAGAGCTGATACAATCCAGAGATGAAATGGAAAGAAAATTGGCTAAAGCAGAGCAGAGACATGAACATCTTGTGAGGGAGACAGAACAGCAGATTAGTAGCTTGCAAGTAGCTGTTTCTGAAAAACAGGACTTGATAATTAAAACATTAGCTGCTCTTGCCGAGAAAGACAATACATTGCAAGCGTTGAGCAAAGAATCAGAAAGGCAACAAGGAGAGATTCgggatttaaaaatcaataataaattgCTTGAGGACTCAGTTCATCAACTAAGAGTTATACCTCAAAGAATAACTCACGAGGAACCAGATTTGTCTGCAGAAATAtctttaaataaaaaagaaattgaaAGCCTTAATGGTGAAATTTCTATCCTTAAGAGTGCTATAGATACTCTAGAACAAAAAAGTAAAAGCTTAATACAAACAAACCTAGATCTGTCTAGTAGTTTGAAAGAAAGGGAGGAAGATCTCTCAGAGCTGTTGGAAAAGTATAGAGAGAAGAACTTGCTACTgtcagaagcagaagaagaactgGAAAGAAAATGCAAATCTTTGGAAGCAAAGAATGAGAACTTAGAAAGCACCTTGCGAGAGCAAGCTAGTCATTTTGAAATGGAAAAGGCTGCATTTGAATTCCAAGAGAAACAGCTTGTTAATGAATGTAAAGAACTTGAGCTTAAGGTTATATCCTTGGAAGAGAAAAATAACACTTTGCTTTGGCAACTTGAAAAAATGCAGTTGGTATCTAAAGAAACCAAGAGTGTTCCTATCCAAAATATATCATTGGCTCAATGTGATGGTTTAAGGCAGGAAATgacagaacaaaataaaatggcACTTCATGACAATATCTTGCTGCACGGGGATGAGCATGTGATCAAGGAAATGAATGAGCCTACAACCAGTGACTTGACTTTAGAGAGAACTTCACTGGAGCAACTGAGAGTATCTGTGAAAGAACAGGAGGATGAACTGAATAAATACCAAGTGAAGCTTGAGCTACTGCAGATGGACCTCGAGGATAAAGAAGTCTCTGTGGAAAACTATGCGGATCAGGTCAAGCAGCtggaaactgttttgagaacGATGGAAATAAAAATTGAGGATACTGAAAGTGAAAATGTGAGGCTGACACACAAATTGCAAGCTCTAAAAGACTTGGAAAACTCAACTTTGGCGATTACAGACCGGGATGAGAATGACCAATCATCAGCACATTTCAATGTCGTTACCAAGGACAACTTTAACCAACAAATAGATGCCAAGCATTTGTCAGTTCCTCATGATCTGATGCCCAGCCAAAATGATTATGTCCGATTAGTATCCTCCCTACACATGACAATGAGCAAGCTAAATGAGTTGGAGAAAATGTGTGAACACCTGCAGATTGAAAAGTCAACATTAGCATTACGGCTGAAAGACTCACAATTGGAATTcgtcacaagcacaaacactatGGCAGAAGAGCTCATGAGCAAAATTAATATGGTAAGAGAAGAGAATGTTGCTTTTTATGGTGAACTAATGGATCAGAGTGAAACAGGAGCGCCATCTGATATTGAGCAAACACCCCTTGTAGCTCTGGAATACCATACAGGACTTGACAGTGAAGATTTAAAACTATCCAGCCAAGACATTCAAATACACTTTGATGGGTTAaaggaaaaaattctctctctgacAAATGAATATAAAATCTTGCATGAGCAGAACTTGAGTATGGCCTCCAAAATATCAGAGCTTCAGTGCTGTGTTGAAATGCTTAAGGAAGAAAATACTGCGCTGTCAACCAGCCTCAAGCAAGTTGGTAATGCTTCATTCACAACACAGGTGACCCCTAGCCAAGTCGATAAAGAGGTCCGATCAGATGGGAAGTTCTGCATGTGGCCTCCATGTTATGGTGAAACCCCCCAGTTTGAAACATCTATACTTATGGAGACTGATTTTGACAGTGATCTGTGCAGACCATCGAACAAAATAGCTGAGATAAATAGCAGTTTCAATCAAACTGATCTAGAAAGTACATCTAGTGAACAGCATCATTCTGCTGCAGAGCTGCAGGCCAGCCACGCATGGGTATTTTTCATCAAGGAGGGCCATGTTATCCCTAAAAAATGTCATCTGGATCATAAAATTGAGCCATACCTCCAGTGTGACACTTATGAGAAGCCCTTGAAGCTGCTTGAAGAATCGTTTGAGAGTGCCAAAAATCTGGAGGATGGCGAGATACGAAAGCTCCAAGAGCTGCTTCTTTCTGCAAGGGAGGAAGTAGACTGCCTCCGAAAGCAACATATATCTGACCACAGACAGTGGCAACAGAAACTTCGTAATGTGATCCTGCAAGTGGCTTCTAAATCATCCACAGAAAAGAAACCTTCCAAACAGGAACTAGAACAGCCACGACTACAACTCCAAGACCTTAATGTGAGTTCTCAGGCACTGCGTTGTGTTGAGACTGAATAT CAAGTGCAGATAGCTGCTGAACAAGCAGATGATCTTTTATGTCCACTGGAAGTGTATAGATCATCTAGTGAAAGCAAAGCACTAGAAGAACTGAATGCGAGCATGTGTGAAGCAAATGGAACTGAAGATAAGAGGCCAGCTTGTGAAACAGAGAGATGCCTTTCGGTCTTAGTTACAGAAACCAGAAATGGAGTGGATCAGTCCTCAAGCTCTTCAGAATGTCCTGATGAGTTGTCATTTTCTCCACTTTGTGAAGCGGCTGTGAACTTCTTGGAAAATCACAGAACCACTGAAATGCCTCCGCTACAAATAAAGCAGAGTTGTAGTAAAAATGATGAGCCCTCTTGTGATTTGGGGGAAAGCAATAACAAAATTGATACTCTGCTAATGGATATCCAAAGTTTAAACTCAGAGCTGGATTCAAAGGATAAAGAGTTGGCTGCAAAGATAATTGCTTGTGCAGAGTTGAACAAAACAGTGTTACTActcgaaaaagaaaaagaagatttCAGTGAGGCACTTGAGTCTGTTACTTTAGAAAATCAGCAATTATCTTACAACATAATGACTCTTGaaatagaacttgaaaaggtaAAATCTGAGCTGGAAATGTACAAAGTTAGGCTGTCTGATACAACAGACACTTTAGAAGATTTAGAAATGACCAAGGGAGACTGGACTGAGAAGCTCCTGGAAACAGAAAATGAACTGAGAAGGAtaaaattggagagagagaatgttgaGAAGCATGCCCTCTCCTTGGAGGCTGATATTGAAGAGCTTCAGTCCAAGAATAAGCAgttagaaaaagaaaaggaaaataaagtAAAAGCCATTTTTAGCCTTCAAGATCAGCTTCAAATAATCTCAACTGAGAGAAACCAACTTAGTCATGATTTGGCTACTCTGTCAAAAGATGAAGAAGAATTGAACCAAATGTGCCAGAAAATGCAGGTGACTATAAAAGAGCTCGAGTTGAGTAAAGTGGATTCTGCTGAATTTATCAGGATATTGGAAGCTGAAGCTAAGACCCAGACAAACGTGCTTCAGGCTGCAAAGGCCAATACTGATTGGTTATCAACAGAAAAGGACAACCTTACACAGCAGTTACAGAATTTAGAAAAGGTTACAGGAGATCTTGTACTGGAAAAAGAGGCAGCACAGAGCCAGATAGAGCATCTGAGTAAGGAAAAAGAAATGAGCCTTAGGGAATATGAGACTTTATACAGCAAGTTAAGTGTCTCTGAAATGGAAATCTCCAAAATATCCAAGTCTTTGGAAGGGTCACTGATAGAAAAAGGTGAACTCGCAGCTAGGCTGAACTCTGCCCAGGAAGAGGTAGATCAGATGCGACGGGGCATTGAgaagctgaaaataaaaatagaatctgATGAAAAGAAAAGGGGTCGTCTCATTGCAAAACTGAAAGAGGGCGAACGGAAAGCTGACTCTCTTGTTGACAAAATTGAGAGTCTCGAAAGAGAATTGCAGATGTCGGAAGAGAATTTGGAAGATGCAATCATTCAGAGAGAGGAGGCAAAAGCAGAAACGGAAATGGCAGCTACCGAGATGGACAAGATGCGTGTGAGTCTGCAAAGTTTAGAATTTGAAATGAATGTCTTAAAGTCTGAAAAAGAGCGCCTAGAGGAAGAGTTGAGAGAAGAGCAAGAAAAAGTATCTGATTTAGAAGGTACTAATTCTGCACTTGTAAAACAGTTGGAACAGATGGAGAAGGAAGAGGTTCAAGTTAGATGCAAAAATGAAAATGCACTGCAGTCCCAGTTAAAACAGGTCTGTGAAGAAATTAAACCCTCTCACAAtgagcaggaaatgaaggcaaaAGGAGAGGATCTGATTAATGAAGTCATTTCCCTCAAACGTGAGAATACACAGTTGGTACAGCACCTGAAGGAAGCAAAAGACAAAAATCCCCAAACCGAGCATATGATAGAAGCCTTTGTTCAGGAACTCCAAGACTTGAGGCGAAAATTGGATGAAAATGACTCATTTCTTGAGCACCTGCCAAAAAATGAAACTTTGCAGGCTATCCTTGAGGATTCACAGGTGTCTTGTAAACATCCTGAAGAggagctggaagccacaggatcTGAAAAATATGCCTTGGTTGAAAAG GCAGACAGTCTGAAGCAAATAGTGCAGTTCAAGAAGGAGGTTTATTCTTTGCACCATAAATGTCAGCATTGGATGAAATTCTGTAGAGAAGTAAAGCAGGAAAAAGAGCTCATGGCAAAACAGATTCAGGAGCTCAAGACTCTACTGAAGATAGCAGCAGGTCCAA GCTCTCCTAAGGATTCTGCTGCAGAAGAAATAGGGTTGGAGCTGAAAGAACTGAGGGAATTAGTTGAAGAGAAAACCACAGAAGCAGAGGAGAACCTGGATAAGTACTGTGCCCTGATAATTAGTCACCATAAACTAGAGGAAGAGAATGAGATGCTAAAAACACAAGTGTCTGTACTAAACGCTCAGCTCAAGCAATTGTCAAATGCCTGTAGTTTGCCTCAGCAAAGTCCAGGAAGCCCGATGAGAATTACTGATGGCCCACTTATGGAAACGTCATTTTCTGACGATATCACTAAGATTATGGCAAAGAGACACAAGGAAAACAGAGGCTGTGGCAAAGAGGCAAGGCCCTCTTTACTGGAGACCACCTCTGAAAAGAAAGCCACATTACAAGACATCCCAAAGCTGCGGCAAGACCTCACAGAATATGAATCACATGGCTCTCCCAAGATGGACACAAAGG GATTTGCTGAAGCTGCCCCAGGGAACGGTGCCCCTTGTGCTTCCCACAGAACAGACTTAATTCCAGGGATGAGTCCTTGTCTTGGCAGTCCAAGATCACCACCATCTGCGGAGAACATAGAGATTGAGACAGATTCCTTTCCTGAGAACCCTAAAGCAACAGCAGAGGGCAGCAAAATACAAAAG AGAAATGATGCTCAGTGGCAAGAGATGCAAGCTACGGGTTCGCCTCTGGGCTTTCCTGCCAGATCTCCCCTTTCTGCCTGCAACCAGTCCTTGAAAGCAGTTGCTGGAAGATCTGCACAGTGCCCTGATGCAGCGAAGACTAGTTCATTTCTAAGTACAGAAGAAAATGAGCTGGATGAAGCCTGCCATGTACAATAA